Proteins from a genomic interval of Canis lupus familiaris isolate Mischka breed German Shepherd chromosome 33, alternate assembly UU_Cfam_GSD_1.0, whole genome shotgun sequence:
- the OR5AC26 gene encoding olfactory receptor 5AC1 isoform X1, protein MISFSESDGNRTQVTEFVLTGLTDHPGLQVPLFLVFLIIYLTTMVGNLALIFLIWKDPHLHTPMYLLLGSLAFADACSSSSVTPRMLMDFLSRNHMISLVECITQFYIFASSANTECFLLVVMAYDRYVAICNPLLYPVVMSNIFCIQLLSVSYIIGFLHPMMHVSLLCRLTFCKSNVIHYFYCEILQLFKISCTDPRVNMLLIFIFSVFIQFFTFMTIIISYSYVLFAILKKKSEKGRSKAFSTCSAHLLSVSLFYGTLFFMYVRPGSGPAENQDKMYSVFYTIIIPLLNPFIYSLRNKEVIGALRRIIYINSS, encoded by the exons a tGATCAGCTTCAGTGAATCTGATGGAAACAGAACACAGGTGACTGAGTTTGTTCTCACAGGGCTTACAGATCATCCAGGACTGCAGGTCCCCCTGTTCCTGGTGTTCTTGATCATCTACCTCACCACCATGGTGGGCAACCTGGCACtgatttttctcatctggaaGGACCCCCATCTTCACACCCCCATGTACTTACTCCTTGGCAGTTTGGCCTTTGCAGATGCTTGTTCCTCATCTTCTGTGACTCCCAGGATGCTAATGGATTTTTTATCTAGGAATCATATGATATCACTGGTTGAGTGCATCacccaattttatatttttgcttccaGTGCAAACACAGAGTGTTTCCTCCTGGTagtgatggcctatgaccgctatgtagCCATATGCAACCCTTTGCTTTATCCAGTGGTTATGTCCAATATCTTCTGCATTCAGTTATTAAGTGTTTCATATATTATTGGGTTTCTGCACCCTATGATGCATGTCAGTTTGTTATGTAGATTAACTTTCTGCAAGTCTAATGTAATACATTATTTCTACTGTGAAATTTTACAATTGTTTAAGATTTCCTGTACTGACCCTAGAGTTAATATGCtcctgatttttatattttcagtctttATACAGTTTTTCACTTTCATGACTATTATCATCTCTTATTCCTATGTCCTCTTTGCCATCCTGAAAAAGAAGTCTGAAAAGGGCAGGAGCAAAGCCTTCTCCACATGTAGCGCCCACCTGCTCTCTGTCTCCTTGTTCTATGGCACCCTATTCTTCATGTATGTGCGTCCTGGGTCTGGGCCAGCtgaaaatcaagataaaatgtATTCTGTATTTTACACAATAATAATTCCCCTACTAAATCCTTTTATTTACAGTCTGAGAAACAAAGAGGTGATAGGTGCCTTGAGGagaataatatacataaatagtTCTTAG
- the OR5AC26 gene encoding olfactory receptor 5AC1 isoform X2: protein MVGNLALIFLIWKDPHLHTPMYLLLGSLAFADACSSSSVTPRMLMDFLSRNHMISLVECITQFYIFASSANTECFLLVVMAYDRYVAICNPLLYPVVMSNIFCIQLLSVSYIIGFLHPMMHVSLLCRLTFCKSNVIHYFYCEILQLFKISCTDPRVNMLLIFIFSVFIQFFTFMTIIISYSYVLFAILKKKSEKGRSKAFSTCSAHLLSVSLFYGTLFFMYVRPGSGPAENQDKMYSVFYTIIIPLLNPFIYSLRNKEVIGALRRIIYINSS from the coding sequence ATGGTGGGCAACCTGGCACtgatttttctcatctggaaGGACCCCCATCTTCACACCCCCATGTACTTACTCCTTGGCAGTTTGGCCTTTGCAGATGCTTGTTCCTCATCTTCTGTGACTCCCAGGATGCTAATGGATTTTTTATCTAGGAATCATATGATATCACTGGTTGAGTGCATCacccaattttatatttttgcttccaGTGCAAACACAGAGTGTTTCCTCCTGGTagtgatggcctatgaccgctatgtagCCATATGCAACCCTTTGCTTTATCCAGTGGTTATGTCCAATATCTTCTGCATTCAGTTATTAAGTGTTTCATATATTATTGGGTTTCTGCACCCTATGATGCATGTCAGTTTGTTATGTAGATTAACTTTCTGCAAGTCTAATGTAATACATTATTTCTACTGTGAAATTTTACAATTGTTTAAGATTTCCTGTACTGACCCTAGAGTTAATATGCtcctgatttttatattttcagtctttATACAGTTTTTCACTTTCATGACTATTATCATCTCTTATTCCTATGTCCTCTTTGCCATCCTGAAAAAGAAGTCTGAAAAGGGCAGGAGCAAAGCCTTCTCCACATGTAGCGCCCACCTGCTCTCTGTCTCCTTGTTCTATGGCACCCTATTCTTCATGTATGTGCGTCCTGGGTCTGGGCCAGCtgaaaatcaagataaaatgtATTCTGTATTTTACACAATAATAATTCCCCTACTAAATCCTTTTATTTACAGTCTGAGAAACAAAGAGGTGATAGGTGCCTTGAGGagaataatatacataaatagtTCTTAG
- the OR5H11 gene encoding olfactory receptor family 5 subfamily H member 11 (The RefSeq protein has 1 substitution compared to this genomic sequence) produces MEIKNATELEAFVLTGLTYQPKWQIPLFLVFLVIYLITIVGNLGLIALICNDPQLYIPMYLFLGSLAFVDAWISSTVTPKMLVNFFAKSWTISLSECMIQFFFFTTGATTECFLLATMAYDRYVAICKPLLYPVIMTNRLSMQLLVSSFVGGFLHAIIHVGFLFRLTFCNTNIIHHFYCDIMPLFKISCMDPSINILIVYIFSGSIQMLTILIVLISYTLVLFIILKKKSLQGIRKAFSTCGAHLLSVSLYYGPLLFMYVRPRSAQADDQDMMDSLFYTVIIPVLNPVIYSLRNKKVIDSLRKILKRNA; encoded by the coding sequence atggaaattaaaaatgcaacagaACTGGAAGCGTTTGTTCTCACAGGACTCACATATCAACCCAAGTGGCAAATTCCTCTGTTCTTGGTGTTCTTGGTTATCTATCTCATCACCATTGTGGGGAACCTTGGTCTGATTGCTCTCATCTGCAATGACCCTCAGCTTTACATCCCCATGTACTTATTCCTTGGCAGTCTGGCATTTGTGGATGCCTGGATATCATCCACAGTGACCCCCAAGATGCTGGTCAACTTCTTTGCCAAGAGCTGGACGATTTCTCTCTCTGAATGCAtgatacagttttttttctttacaactgGTGCAACCACAGAATGTTTTCTGCTGGCAACAATGGCATATGATCGCTATGTGGCCATATGCAAGCCTTTACTTTATCCAGTGATTATGACCAACAGACTATCCATGCAGCtgttagtttcctcatttgtcgGTGGCTTTCTTCATGCCATAATTCATGTAGGCTTTTTATTCAGATTAACCTTCTGTAATACTAACATAATACATCACTTTTACTGTGACATCAtgccattatttaaaatttcttgtatGGATCCTTCTATTAATATTctcatagtatatattttttctgggtCAATTCAGATGCTCACCATTCTGATTGTTCTTATCTCTTACACTTTAGTTCTCTTTATaaccttaaaaaagaagtctCTACAAGGCATAAGGaaagccttctccacctgtgGGGCCCATCTCTTATCTGTGTCTTTGTACTATGGCCCCCTCCTTTTCATGTATGTGCGCCCTAGATCTGCACAAGCAGATGATCAAGATATGATGGATTCTCTGTTTTACACTGTCATAATTCCTGTTTTAAATCCAGTTATTTACAGCCTGAGAAATAAGAAAGTCATAGATtcactgagaaaaatattaaagagaaatgcTTAG